In one Bradyrhizobium sp. 4 genomic region, the following are encoded:
- a CDS encoding nuclear transport factor 2 family protein: MYSYIVEQEIRKTFDHVNNHRWDEAVKAVAPHIHHRVSGNHALGGERHDKAALRRWFERLGRVLPTLQIKVNNVWVKGWPWNTTVFVEWDGTATLLDGDGSYVNRGLHVFTLRWGRVHALEEFQDSQEAARGLAAQAAAGLKEAAAQPIVS; encoded by the coding sequence ATGTACAGCTACATCGTCGAGCAGGAGATCCGAAAGACCTTCGACCATGTCAACAACCATCGCTGGGATGAAGCGGTGAAGGCGGTCGCGCCGCACATCCATCACCGTGTTTCCGGCAATCACGCGTTGGGCGGGGAGCGCCACGACAAAGCGGCCCTGCGCCGCTGGTTCGAGCGGCTCGGACGCGTCCTGCCCACGCTCCAAATCAAGGTCAACAACGTCTGGGTGAAGGGCTGGCCCTGGAACACCACCGTGTTTGTCGAGTGGGACGGCACCGCAACGCTGCTCGACGGCGACGGCTCGTACGTCAACCGCGGTCTCCACGTGTTCACCCTGCGGTGGGGCAGAGTCCATGCACTCGAGGAATTTCAAGATTCACAGGAAGCCGCGCGCGGGCTTGCCGCGCAAGCGGCAGCTGGCCTCAAGGAAGCTGCCGCCCAGCCAATTGTAAGTTAG
- a CDS encoding efflux RND transporter periplasmic adaptor subunit produces MKKRPMIVLGSVLIAGCAVAAFGALRPPAASAVSDPRQGAPIVRIAAAARVTGSERGFTGIIGARVQSSLGFRVPGNIVERLVNTGEQVKAGQPLMRIDETDLRLAVTAKRNAVAAARASVVQTEADEQRYAKLVSNGWASRQRYEQAKAAAEADARVAENEATYSILVADADGTVVETLGEPGQVVSAGQTVVRIAKAGPREAVVALPETIRPAIGSVAEASVYGAAEEWRYTARLRQLSDAADAQTRTYEARSVLDGEAAAAPLGATVTIRLPSQTSEPQVQVALGAVLDDGRKTGVWILDSATSTVRFRPIKLVRVTDETAVISGLNSGDAIVSLGAHLLQEGARVRTAAESRSN; encoded by the coding sequence ATGAAAAAGCGACCGATGATCGTGCTGGGCAGCGTCCTGATCGCGGGATGCGCGGTGGCCGCATTCGGTGCGCTTCGCCCGCCGGCAGCCTCGGCCGTGAGCGATCCGAGGCAAGGAGCCCCGATCGTCAGGATCGCGGCTGCGGCGCGGGTGACCGGATCGGAGCGTGGCTTCACCGGCATCATCGGGGCGCGGGTGCAGAGCAGCCTCGGTTTTCGCGTTCCCGGCAATATCGTGGAGCGGCTTGTGAATACCGGTGAGCAGGTCAAAGCCGGTCAGCCGCTGATGCGGATCGACGAAACCGACCTTCGTCTCGCGGTCACGGCGAAGCGCAACGCCGTTGCTGCCGCGCGCGCGTCCGTCGTGCAGACCGAAGCGGACGAACAGCGATACGCCAAGTTGGTGAGCAACGGCTGGGCTTCCCGACAGCGCTACGAGCAAGCCAAGGCCGCGGCTGAAGCCGATGCACGGGTTGCCGAGAACGAGGCGACGTACTCGATCCTGGTCGCGGACGCGGACGGAACGGTGGTCGAAACGCTTGGCGAGCCCGGGCAGGTCGTCTCGGCCGGCCAGACGGTTGTTCGGATTGCCAAGGCCGGTCCTCGCGAGGCGGTGGTCGCGCTCCCTGAAACAATCCGGCCGGCAATCGGCTCCGTGGCCGAGGCCAGCGTGTACGGAGCAGCCGAAGAGTGGCGCTATACGGCGCGTTTGCGGCAATTGTCCGACGCCGCCGATGCCCAGACCCGAACCTATGAAGCCCGATCTGTCCTGGACGGTGAAGCCGCGGCCGCACCACTTGGCGCGACGGTGACCATTCGGCTGCCGAGCCAGACGAGCGAGCCGCAAGTTCAGGTGGCGCTCGGAGCAGTGCTCGATGATGGCCGCAAGACCGGAGTTTGGATCCTCGACAGCGCCACCTCAACCGTACGCTTTCGGCCGATCAAGCTTGTTCGGGTGACCGACGAAACCGCCGTGATCTCCGGCTTGAATTCTGGTGATGCGATTGTTTCGCTCGGCGCTCACCTCCTGCAGGAGGGCGCTCGTGTCAGGACCGCCGCTGAAAGCCGGAGCAACTGA
- a CDS encoding TetR/AcrR family transcriptional regulator, giving the protein MRVSRIQAEENRQNVINVASRLFRSRGFDGIGLKDLMEAAGLTQGAFYKQFESKEDLAAQASARALESATLRWSTAIAANPEDPLGAVMGFYLRTGHRDEKMDGCPIVALGSDVARQSSEVKASFEGGIKAHIEILSRLIAETSDEESRSKAMAILSTMVGALTLSRVVNDPDLAQAFLETASRQIRDTVAA; this is encoded by the coding sequence ATGCGAGTGAGTCGCATTCAGGCTGAGGAAAACCGGCAAAACGTCATCAATGTCGCAAGCCGCCTGTTTCGGTCGCGGGGATTTGACGGCATCGGCCTCAAGGACCTGATGGAAGCTGCCGGGCTGACCCAAGGCGCATTCTACAAGCAGTTTGAGTCAAAGGAGGACCTGGCCGCACAGGCGTCGGCGCGCGCGCTGGAGAGCGCCACGCTTCGATGGTCGACCGCCATCGCCGCGAACCCTGAGGATCCCCTTGGGGCGGTGATGGGGTTCTATCTCAGGACGGGCCATCGCGACGAAAAGATGGACGGTTGCCCGATCGTGGCGCTCGGCTCGGATGTGGCCAGACAGAGCAGCGAGGTGAAAGCGTCGTTCGAAGGCGGGATCAAAGCGCATATCGAAATCCTCAGCCGCCTGATTGCCGAAACGAGCGACGAGGAATCCAGGAGCAAAGCCATGGCCATTCTTTCGACGATGGTCGGGGCGTTGACACTCTCACGCGTCGTCAACGATCCCGATCTCGCTCAGGCCTTTCTGGAAACGGCGTCGCGACAGATTCGCGACACTGTCGCCGCTTGA
- a CDS encoding iron-containing alcohol dehydrogenase has product MRKAGIHNFPAIDRVVYGKAASDALNDEAVRLDAKRVFLIVSRTLNTKTDEIEKIRRALGERHVATFDGIAEHTTRKQAADVARQAKDAGADLVAAVGGGSAIDLAKIVIMAMEHDITDEAGFDPFPMGLGVTVSPFRSPKVRQIAVPSTLNGGEYNAAALVTDERNRLKQIFFHPRMMPVAIILDPALTVHTPSKLWMGSGTRSMDHGIEALCSPAGTPLADEVVLAGIRTLREGMLRTLQQPDDLEARRLSQYGAWLAAFGLQARVPMGASHGIGHVLGGTFGVPHYYCTPVIMPSLLRYNKPFTEDAQQRLATALGEPGMEAAAAFAQFTKKLGLPGRLADVGIGEDKFDQISKIAINHRFVQANPRPFKSEAEIVDLLRMAA; this is encoded by the coding sequence ATGCGCAAAGCAGGGATACACAATTTTCCGGCAATCGATCGTGTCGTTTACGGCAAAGCTGCGTCTGACGCCTTGAACGATGAAGCGGTGCGGCTGGATGCCAAGCGCGTCTTCCTGATCGTCAGCCGCACCTTGAACACCAAGACCGACGAGATCGAGAAGATCCGGCGCGCGCTCGGCGAAAGACATGTCGCGACATTCGATGGAATTGCAGAGCACACCACGCGCAAGCAAGCTGCCGACGTTGCCCGTCAAGCCAAAGACGCCGGAGCCGACCTGGTCGCCGCCGTCGGCGGCGGCTCGGCGATCGACCTCGCCAAGATCGTCATCATGGCGATGGAACATGACATCACCGACGAAGCGGGCTTCGATCCCTTCCCGATGGGCCTTGGGGTCACCGTCTCTCCGTTCCGATCGCCAAAGGTCCGACAGATCGCGGTGCCATCCACGCTGAATGGCGGCGAATACAATGCAGCCGCGCTCGTCACCGATGAACGCAACAGGCTGAAGCAGATTTTCTTTCATCCCCGGATGATGCCGGTGGCTATCATTCTCGACCCCGCGCTCACCGTTCATACGCCTTCCAAGCTCTGGATGGGGTCGGGAACGCGCTCGATGGACCACGGCATCGAAGCCTTGTGCTCACCCGCTGGCACGCCGCTCGCCGACGAGGTCGTCCTGGCCGGCATTCGCACCCTGCGTGAGGGAATGCTGCGAACCTTGCAGCAACCTGATGATCTGGAGGCGCGCCGACTGTCTCAATACGGCGCGTGGCTCGCCGCTTTCGGCCTCCAGGCGCGGGTGCCGATGGGAGCCAGCCACGGCATCGGCCATGTGCTTGGCGGTACCTTCGGTGTTCCGCACTACTATTGCACACCAGTCATCATGCCGAGCCTGCTTCGTTACAACAAGCCGTTCACCGAGGATGCGCAACAGCGCCTGGCGACGGCCCTTGGCGAGCCGGGCATGGAAGCCGCCGCCGCCTTCGCGCAATTCACCAAGAAACTTGGATTGCCTGGCCGTCTTGCCGACGTCGGGATCGGCGAAGACAAGTTCGATCAGATCAGCAAGATTGCGATCAATCATCGCTTCGTCCAAGCCAATCCGCGGCCATTCAAGAGCGAAGCCGAGATCGTCGATCTGTTGCGAATGGCCGCCTAG
- a CDS encoding Spy/CpxP family protein refolding chaperone produces the protein MRKFTIAAIAVLSIAGSGAVYAHYHRPWMHEHMRHIRMNPEDRAAMVDARIAAVHAGLKLNADQEKLWPPVEAAVRDFAKLRIDRANARMNAGPGDAGKDANKDANKDADRPEDPVARLRQRAEDMGATSAVLKKIADAADPLYKTLDEGQKRRLAVLTRHRGPFGGGEDGPRRHFMERGMDRMMERGMDHFHRDRFDRDGGPDRDREGRL, from the coding sequence ATGAGGAAGTTCACCATCGCCGCCATCGCCGTGCTCAGCATCGCCGGCTCGGGCGCGGTCTATGCCCACTATCATCGCCCGTGGATGCACGAGCACATGCGCCACATCCGCATGAACCCGGAAGACCGCGCCGCCATGGTCGACGCGCGGATCGCCGCCGTCCATGCCGGGCTGAAGCTCAACGCCGACCAGGAAAAGCTGTGGCCGCCGGTCGAGGCTGCCGTACGTGACTTCGCCAAGCTGCGCATCGACCGCGCCAATGCGCGGATGAATGCCGGTCCCGGCGATGCCGGCAAGGACGCGAATAAGGACGCCAACAAGGATGCCGACAGGCCGGAGGATCCGGTCGCCCGCCTGCGTCAGCGCGCCGAGGACATGGGGGCGACGTCGGCGGTCCTGAAGAAGATCGCCGATGCCGCCGATCCGCTCTACAAGACCCTGGACGAGGGCCAGAAGCGGCGCCTCGCCGTGCTGACCCGCCACCGCGGCCCGTTCGGCGGCGGCGAAGACGGCCCGCGCCGCCACTTCATGGAGCGTGGCATGGACCGCATGATGGAGCGCGGTATGGACCACTTCCACCGTGACCGTTTCGACCGCGACGGCGGCCCGGACCGGGACCGCGAGGGCCGGCTCTGA
- a CDS encoding TRAP transporter substrate-binding protein yields the protein MRTFAIAASIAVLALGLTGPASAQAPIIIKFSHVVATDTPKGKASEKFKELAEKYTGGKVKVEIYPNSTLYKDKEELEALQLGSVQMLAPSNSKFGPLGIREFEVFDLPYILPDLKTLRKVTEGPLGARLLKLLEPKGITGLAYWDNGFKEMSANKKLVTPADYQGVKFRIQSSRVLQAQFKSLSSLPQVMAFSEVYQALQTGVVDGQENTWSNIYTQKMHEVQKYITETNHGYIGYVVIVNKKFWDDLPADIRDQLTKAMKEATDFNNTQSQKENEDALAEIRKSGKSEIIKLTPEQDEAMRKAMEPVYKDAASRIGQPLIDEFQKEAKSTTN from the coding sequence ATGCGCACCTTCGCGATCGCTGCGTCCATCGCGGTTTTGGCTCTTGGCTTGACCGGGCCGGCATCGGCCCAAGCGCCCATCATCATCAAGTTCAGCCACGTTGTGGCCACCGACACGCCGAAGGGCAAGGCGTCGGAGAAATTCAAGGAGCTCGCCGAGAAGTACACCGGCGGCAAGGTCAAGGTCGAGATCTATCCGAACTCGACGCTCTACAAGGACAAGGAAGAGCTTGAGGCGCTCCAGCTCGGCAGCGTGCAGATGCTGGCGCCGTCCAACTCCAAGTTCGGCCCGCTCGGCATCCGCGAGTTCGAGGTGTTTGATCTGCCCTACATCCTCCCCGATCTGAAGACGCTGCGGAAGGTGACGGAAGGTCCGCTCGGCGCCAGGCTGCTCAAGCTGCTCGAACCGAAGGGTATCACCGGCCTTGCCTATTGGGACAACGGCTTCAAGGAGATGAGCGCCAACAAGAAGCTGGTGACACCGGCCGACTATCAGGGCGTCAAGTTCCGCATCCAGTCCTCGCGCGTGCTCCAGGCGCAATTCAAGTCGCTCAGCTCGCTGCCGCAGGTGATGGCGTTCTCGGAAGTCTACCAGGCGCTGCAGACCGGCGTGGTCGACGGGCAAGAGAACACATGGTCGAACATCTATACCCAGAAGATGCATGAGGTGCAGAAGTACATCACCGAGACCAACCACGGCTATATCGGCTACGTCGTGATCGTGAACAAGAAGTTCTGGGACGATCTGCCGGCCGACATTCGCGACCAGCTGACCAAAGCGATGAAGGAAGCGACCGACTTCAACAATACGCAGTCGCAGAAAGAAAATGAGGACGCGCTCGCCGAGATCAGGAAGAGCGGCAAGAGCGAGATCATCAAGCTCACTCCGGAGCAGGATGAGGCGATGCGCAAGGCCATGGAGCCGGTCTACAAGGACGCGGCAAGCCGTATCGGGCAACCGTTGATCGACGAATTCCAGAAGGAAGCGAAGAGCACGACGAACTGA
- a CDS encoding 2-isopropylmalate synthase — MAPVNKSDKDRVIIFDTTLRDGEQCPGATMTFEEKLEVAEMLDDMGVDVIEAGFPITSEGDFQAVSEIARRSKNAVIAGLSRAHPADIDRCAEAVKFAKRGRVHTVIATSPLHMRVKLNKTPEQVLETSVAMVARARNQIDDVEWSAEDGTRSEMDYLCRIVEAVIKAGATTVNIPDTVGYTTPDEYTHFMKTLIERVPNSDKAVFSVHCHNDLGMAVANSLAGVVGGARQVECTINGIGERAGNAALEEIVMAINVRNDKFPYWNKIDTTQLTRASKVVSAATSFPVQYNKAIVGRNAFAHESGIHQDGVLKDASTYEIMRPEMVGLKQSSLVLGKHSGRHAFVHKLEEMGYKLGPNQLEDAFTRMKALADRKKDIYDEDIEALVDEEMAASHDRIKLTSLTVIAGTHGPQRATMKLDVDGQIKIEEAEGNGPVDAVFNCIKRLVPHEAKLELYQVHAVTQGTDAQAEVSVRLSHEGRAMTARAADPDTLVASAKAYLGALNKIVMKRQRDTVTTAAAS, encoded by the coding sequence ATGGCCCCCGTGAACAAGTCCGATAAGGACCGCGTCATCATTTTCGACACCACCCTGCGCGACGGCGAGCAGTGCCCCGGCGCCACCATGACCTTCGAGGAGAAGCTCGAGGTCGCCGAGATGCTGGACGATATGGGCGTCGACGTCATCGAGGCCGGCTTCCCCATCACCTCGGAAGGCGACTTCCAGGCGGTCAGCGAGATCGCTCGCCGCTCCAAGAACGCCGTCATCGCCGGTCTGTCGCGCGCCCATCCGGCCGACATCGACCGCTGTGCCGAAGCGGTGAAATTTGCCAAGCGCGGCCGCGTCCACACCGTGATCGCGACGTCGCCGCTGCATATGCGGGTGAAGCTGAACAAGACCCCGGAACAGGTGCTCGAGACCTCGGTTGCCATGGTCGCGCGCGCCCGCAACCAGATCGACGACGTCGAATGGTCGGCCGAAGACGGCACCCGCAGCGAGATGGACTATCTGTGCCGCATCGTCGAAGCCGTCATCAAGGCCGGCGCCACCACGGTGAACATTCCTGATACCGTCGGTTACACCACGCCCGACGAATACACCCACTTCATGAAGACGCTGATCGAGCGCGTGCCGAACTCGGACAAGGCGGTGTTCTCCGTGCACTGCCATAACGATCTCGGCATGGCGGTGGCGAATTCGCTGGCCGGCGTCGTCGGCGGCGCGCGCCAGGTCGAGTGCACCATCAACGGCATCGGCGAGCGCGCGGGCAACGCCGCGCTGGAAGAGATCGTGATGGCGATCAACGTGCGCAACGACAAATTCCCCTACTGGAACAAGATCGACACCACGCAGCTGACCCGCGCCTCGAAGGTGGTGTCGGCGGCGACCTCGTTCCCGGTGCAGTACAACAAGGCCATCGTCGGCCGCAACGCGTTCGCGCATGAGAGCGGCATCCATCAGGACGGCGTGCTGAAGGACGCTTCCACCTACGAGATCATGCGGCCCGAGATGGTCGGCCTGAAGCAGTCCTCGCTGGTGCTGGGCAAGCATTCCGGACGCCATGCCTTCGTGCACAAGCTGGAGGAGATGGGCTACAAGCTCGGCCCGAACCAGCTGGAAGATGCGTTCACGCGGATGAAGGCGCTGGCCGACCGCAAGAAGGACATCTACGACGAGGACATCGAGGCGCTGGTCGACGAGGAGATGGCGGCTTCGCACGACCGCATCAAGCTGACCTCGCTGACCGTGATCGCCGGCACCCATGGCCCGCAGCGCGCGACCATGAAGCTCGATGTCGACGGCCAGATCAAGATCGAGGAGGCCGAGGGCAACGGTCCGGTCGACGCGGTTTTCAACTGCATCAAGCGCCTGGTGCCGCACGAAGCCAAGCTCGAGCTGTACCAGGTCCACGCAGTGACTCAGGGCACCGATGCGCAGGCCGAAGTCTCGGTGCGGCTGTCGCATGAGGGACGTGCGATGACCGCGCGCGCGGCGGATCCGGATACGCTGGTGGCCTCGGCAAAGGCCTATCTCGGCGCGCTCAACAAAATCGTCATGAAGCGCCAGCGCGACACCGTGACGACCGCCGCCGCGAGCTGA